A stretch of Desulfobotulus pelophilus DNA encodes these proteins:
- the yidD gene encoding membrane protein insertion efficiency factor YidD gives MVKRMLFFLLVPVAMLGGCSAHNTENFTPSRHQHPVLNFYQGPLDHLHAVRSGKCGMSPSCSSYAAQSFQNRSFFDAWFASFDRLLRCGRDLGHPNIRWVPAPGGPKVFDPVVILREDAPCLQK, from the coding sequence TTGGTAAAAAGGATGTTGTTCTTTCTGCTGGTTCCAGTGGCAATGCTGGGTGGCTGCTCAGCTCACAATACAGAAAATTTTACCCCGAGCCGTCATCAGCATCCGGTACTGAATTTCTATCAGGGTCCTCTTGATCATCTGCATGCAGTGCGAAGTGGTAAATGCGGCATGTCTCCAAGCTGCTCTTCTTATGCCGCTCAGTCGTTTCAAAACCGGTCTTTTTTTGATGCGTGGTTTGCATCCTTCGACAGACTATTACGTTGTGGCAGAGATTTGGGTCACCCGAATATCCGTTGGGTGCCCGCACCCGGTGGCCCGAAGGTTTTTGACCCGGTGGTGATATTGCGTGAAGATGCCCCCTGCTTACAGAAATAA
- a CDS encoding Hsp70 family protein, translated as MQNSETPFVVGIDLGTTNSAVSFVDLRKKSFEIKNFPIQQLAGAGVFAPHNVLPSFLYIPGTHEMDSSAIQHPWPKSTDMFAGLFAREYGGKVPSRLVVSAKSWLCHDQVDRRAPILPWGAPAEIPKVSPIEATSLYLSHIRSAWNTYHAKDPDLYLEHQQITVTVPASFDEVAREMTLEAAREAGLPRVILLEEPLAAFYSWLLRHEKNWMEQIRPGELVLVCDMGGGTSDFTLISLKESEEGGSPRFERIAVGDHLILGGDNVDLALARMIEMRLGGKDISLSGDRWKVLCHLCRAAKERLLEGGRARERITIMGEGRRLIGDTVSVFLEQEETEEIVLEGFFPRLSPDDLKRDAPPVTGGVTEFGLPYAADAALTRYLAAFLYSHKEEVHRKMDRSVCPDHILFNGGALKPLSIRERIRVAVSDLFNLSPDQAPAELENPNPDLAVSLGAAYYGLVKYGKGVRVGSGSPRSYYMSIGVGEQKKALCLVERGLDEGSVIDLPRNIFEVQANQPVQFDVYASSFRSGDRAGDLINIDETLSPLPPLRTLIRFGKKEEARSIPVHMEANYTEMGSLALWCRSGISDHRWQLSFQLRQPYQVLVPDNKDILDAERVDAAVCAALMAFDDTGEIVNPVREIAAIVLLSKNQWPLDLLRKISDALLSEPDLRRISPAHESRWLNLLGFCLRPGTGDAFDDERLRKLWRFYKDGLVFTNKTQNKNEWWILWRRVAAGLGPGRQRQILQDLSSVLFTKTKSKKIIFSQELVEIWSAVANMEFLSVQDKKRCSEALLPLLHPRKSPERLFWSFARLCSRTLLYGPADRVLPPEMVTPWLDTILAMNWNDPEALASVLVPVARLTGDRVRDLSPDMRKKIGKKLENVRGDESREALACLYSVIPMERKEEKEMFGESLPPGLRLYRDAETD; from the coding sequence ATGCAGAACAGCGAGACTCCTTTTGTGGTTGGGATCGATCTCGGAACAACCAATTCCGCGGTATCCTTTGTGGATCTAAGAAAAAAATCATTTGAAATCAAGAATTTTCCCATTCAGCAGCTGGCAGGTGCCGGTGTTTTTGCTCCGCATAATGTACTCCCTTCCTTTCTTTATATCCCTGGTACCCATGAAATGGATTCATCCGCAATTCAGCACCCATGGCCTAAGTCAACGGATATGTTTGCGGGTCTGTTTGCAAGGGAGTATGGAGGCAAGGTGCCGTCCCGCCTTGTGGTTTCCGCTAAAAGCTGGCTGTGTCATGACCAGGTGGACAGGCGTGCTCCCATCCTTCCATGGGGAGCACCGGCAGAAATTCCTAAGGTGTCACCGATTGAGGCAACATCACTTTATCTATCCCATATTCGTAGTGCGTGGAATACATACCATGCCAAAGATCCGGATCTTTATCTTGAGCATCAGCAAATTACGGTCACGGTCCCTGCATCCTTTGACGAAGTGGCAAGGGAGATGACCCTTGAAGCAGCAAGGGAAGCCGGTCTGCCGAGGGTCATTCTTCTGGAGGAGCCCCTTGCAGCTTTTTATTCCTGGCTTTTGCGTCATGAAAAGAACTGGATGGAGCAGATCCGGCCGGGAGAGCTGGTACTTGTCTGTGACATGGGAGGGGGGACAAGCGACTTTACGCTGATATCCTTGAAAGAGAGCGAGGAAGGGGGAAGTCCGCGTTTTGAACGGATTGCCGTAGGCGATCATCTGATTCTCGGTGGGGATAATGTGGACCTTGCTTTGGCTCGTATGATTGAAATGAGGCTGGGAGGTAAGGATATTTCTCTTTCCGGAGACCGCTGGAAGGTTCTCTGTCACCTCTGCCGTGCGGCAAAGGAACGGCTGCTTGAGGGAGGGCGGGCAAGGGAACGGATTACAATCATGGGGGAAGGCCGGAGACTGATTGGTGATACGGTTTCTGTTTTTCTGGAACAAGAAGAAACGGAAGAAATTGTTCTTGAAGGGTTTTTCCCCAGGCTGTCTCCCGATGACCTGAAGCGTGATGCGCCTCCTGTTACGGGCGGTGTTACAGAATTTGGACTTCCATATGCGGCTGATGCAGCCCTGACTCGGTATCTGGCTGCTTTTCTTTACAGTCACAAGGAAGAAGTCCATCGAAAAATGGATCGTTCCGTCTGTCCTGATCATATTCTTTTTAATGGCGGTGCATTGAAACCGCTCAGCATCAGGGAGCGTATCAGGGTCGCCGTTTCCGATCTTTTTAATCTGTCTCCGGATCAGGCTCCCGCAGAGTTGGAGAATCCTAATCCTGATCTTGCTGTGTCTTTGGGCGCTGCCTACTATGGCCTTGTTAAATACGGGAAGGGTGTACGGGTTGGGAGCGGCAGCCCCAGGAGTTACTACATGAGTATTGGTGTTGGAGAGCAAAAAAAAGCCTTGTGTCTTGTAGAGCGTGGCCTGGATGAAGGCAGTGTGATTGATCTTCCCCGGAATATTTTTGAGGTACAGGCAAATCAGCCGGTACAGTTTGATGTGTATGCTTCCAGTTTTCGTTCCGGTGACAGGGCAGGGGATCTGATCAATATTGATGAGACCCTTTCTCCTCTTCCACCCCTTCGGACTTTGATCCGGTTTGGCAAGAAGGAAGAGGCTCGGAGTATTCCTGTTCATATGGAAGCGAATTATACGGAAATGGGATCCCTTGCTCTCTGGTGTCGGTCAGGGATTTCTGATCACAGGTGGCAACTTTCTTTTCAGCTTCGGCAGCCGTATCAGGTCCTTGTTCCAGACAACAAGGATATTCTGGATGCTGAGCGAGTTGATGCTGCCGTGTGTGCCGCTCTCATGGCCTTTGATGATACCGGAGAAATTGTAAATCCCGTACGGGAAATAGCGGCTATTGTTCTTTTATCCAAGAATCAATGGCCACTGGATCTTTTGAGAAAAATATCCGATGCTTTGCTCTCCGAGCCGGATTTACGTCGTATTTCACCTGCCCATGAAAGTCGATGGTTGAATCTTCTTGGTTTTTGTCTCAGGCCCGGTACGGGAGATGCTTTTGATGATGAAAGGTTACGGAAGCTATGGCGTTTTTACAAAGATGGTCTTGTTTTTACCAACAAAACCCAAAATAAAAATGAGTGGTGGATTCTCTGGCGTCGGGTTGCTGCCGGTTTGGGGCCAGGCAGACAGCGTCAGATTCTTCAGGATCTTTCTTCCGTACTTTTTACAAAAACAAAGTCAAAAAAAATTATTTTTTCACAGGAATTGGTGGAAATATGGTCTGCCGTTGCTAATATGGAATTTTTAAGTGTTCAGGATAAAAAAAGATGTTCTGAAGCGTTGCTGCCTCTGCTCCACCCGAGAAAATCTCCTGAGCGTCTCTTCTGGTCTTTTGCAAGGCTGTGCAGCCGTACCCTTTTATATGGACCGGCGGACAGGGTTTTGCCTCCGGAGATGGTGACCCCTTGGCTGGATACGATTCTTGCTATGAACTGGAACGATCCGGAAGCCCTGGCTTCCGTTCTTGTACCCGTAGCCCGGCTGACAGGTGACAGGGTACGGGATTTATCTCCGGATATGCGCAAAAAAATTGGTAAAAAGCTGGAGAATGTCCGGGGAGATGAAAGCAGAGAAGCACTGGCATGTCTTTACTCCGTGATTCCCATGGAAAGAAAAGAGGAGAAAGAGATGTTTGGGGAATCTCTGCCGCCTGGATTGCGTCTGTATCGTGATGCAGAAACAGACTGA
- a CDS encoding metal ABC transporter solute-binding protein, Zn/Mn family, giving the protein MSRWIKKYDLSIILHGLILMLLLLFLGAATAKADKSLIMVSILPQKYFVEKIAGDILDSFDVKVMVLPGASPATYEPTPSQMLQLSRARVYFSIGVPFERSWLPRFASTYPDLTIVATDAGFAKRTIRGHRHHDDGHGHSHSHGEDFPDPHIWLSPELVKYQAITILDALQAHFPDKAAAFTAGYESFIDEIEGIDREIRKILESQKGRSFFVFHPSWGYFADAYELEQIPVEVGGREPTPGELAVMIRQAREKDAVAVFVQPQFSQRSATIIANAINADLVVLDPLAENWGENLIKAARALRDHAR; this is encoded by the coding sequence ATGAGTCGTTGGATAAAAAAGTATGATTTGAGCATAATCTTGCATGGTCTGATTCTTATGCTTTTACTGCTTTTTCTGGGTGCAGCGACGGCAAAGGCGGATAAATCACTGATCATGGTCAGTATTCTGCCTCAAAAATATTTTGTGGAAAAAATTGCAGGGGACATCCTCGATAGTTTTGATGTAAAAGTCATGGTTTTACCGGGGGCAAGTCCTGCAACCTATGAGCCCACACCTTCTCAGATGCTGCAGTTGTCTCGTGCCCGAGTCTATTTTTCCATAGGAGTTCCTTTTGAACGATCATGGCTGCCCCGTTTTGCAAGCACATATCCGGACCTGACCATTGTGGCTACGGATGCAGGATTTGCCAAAAGAACGATCCGTGGACACCGGCACCATGATGACGGACACGGGCACAGTCATAGCCATGGAGAAGATTTTCCGGATCCGCACATATGGCTTTCTCCTGAACTTGTAAAATACCAGGCAATCACTATCCTGGATGCCCTGCAGGCTCATTTTCCCGATAAAGCAGCTGCTTTTACTGCTGGATACGAAAGCTTCATTGATGAGATCGAAGGAATTGATAGAGAAATACGAAAAATTCTTGAATCCCAAAAAGGTCGCAGTTTTTTTGTTTTTCATCCTTCATGGGGATATTTTGCTGATGCCTATGAACTGGAGCAAATACCCGTTGAGGTTGGAGGACGTGAGCCCACACCCGGGGAACTGGCTGTGATGATCCGTCAGGCAAGGGAGAAAGATGCCGTTGCAGTTTTTGTCCAGCCACAGTTTTCACAGCGTTCAGCTACCATTATTGCTAATGCAATCAATGCTGATCTGGTTGTTTTAGATCCGTTGGCAGAAAACTGGGGGGAAAACCTGATAAAGGCTGCCCGTGCTCTGAGGGACCATGCCCGGTGA